The Streptomyces sp. R28 region AGGACATCCTGCCGTTCCACCCCGACGCCGACGACCTGGGAATGCAGTTCCTGGAGGGCCTGCCGCACGGCTGGACCGACGGCCAGCAGGCCTACAACGGCGGCAAGTACGACAAGTGGATCCCCGCCAAGGGCACCACGACCATGGCGTACCTGACCCGTGAGGACATCCCCTTCCACTACGCCCTCGCCGACGCCTTCACCGTCTGCGACGCCTACCACTGCTCGTTCATCGGCTCCACCGACCCCAACCGCTACTACATGTGGACGGGCTACACGGGCAACGACGGCACCGGCGGGGGCCCGGTCCTCGGCAACGACGAGCTCGGCTACGGCTGGACGACCTACCCCGAGCGCCTGGAGCAGGCGGGCATCTCCTGGAAGATCTACCAGGACACCGGAGACGGCCTGGACGCGGCCGGCTCCTGGGGCTGGATCGCGGACGCCTACCGCGGCAACTACGGCGACAACTCGCTGCTGTACTTCAACAAGTACCGCGACGCGAAGCCCGGCGACCCCTGGTACGACAAGGCCCGCACCGGCACCGACGCCAAGAACGGCGACGGCTACTTCGACCGACTGAAGGCCGACGTCAAGGCCGGCAAGCTGCCGCAGATCTCCTGGATCGCCGCCCCCGAGGCCTTCTCCGAGCACTCCAACTGGCCCTCCAACTACGGGGCCTGGTACATCGCCCAGGTGCTGGACGCGCTCACCTCCAACCCGGAGGTCTGGTCCAAGACCGCCCTGTTCATCACGTACGACGAGAACGACGGCTTCTTCGACCACGTGGTGCCGCCGCTCCCGCCGAAGGACGCCTCGCGGGGCAAGTCCACGGTCGATGTCTCCCCCGACCTCTACCCGGGCGACAGCAAGCGCCCGGCCGGCCCCTACGGCCTCGGTCCGCGCGTGCCGATGCTGGTGGTCTCGCCGTGGAGCAAGGGCGGTTACGTCAACTCCGAGACCCTCGACCACACCTCGATCCTCCAGTTCATGGAGCGCCGGTTCGGCGTCAAGGAGACGAACATCTCCCCCTGGCGCCGGGCCATCTGCGGCGACCTGACCTCGGCCTTCGACTTCTCCCGCAAGGACAGCCGGCCGGCCGTGCTGCCGGAGACGGACGAGTACGAGCCGCAGGACCGCGAGCGGCACCCCGACTACAAGCCGACGCCGCCGGCCGGCCCGGACATGCCCCGGCAGGAGTGCGGTCTGCGTCCCTCCCGGCCACTCAAGTACGCCCCGCACGTGGACGGGTCCGTGGACGCGGCGGCCGGCAAGTTCACGCTCGCCTTCGCCTCCGGCGCCAAGGCCGGTGCGGCCTTCCACGTCACCTCCGGCAACCGCACCGACGGCCCCTGGACGTACACCACCGAGGCCGGCAAGAGCATCGCGGACACCTGGAACTCGGCGTACTCGGACGGCTCGTACGACCTGACCGTGCACGGCCCCGCCGGGTTCGTGCGCTGGTTCAAGGGCTCGAACAAGGCGGCCGGTCCGGAGGTCACCGCCCGGCACACCGGCGACGACGTCGAGCTGACCTTCACCAACAAGGGCACCGCCACGGTGGGGCTGAAGGTCGCCAACGGGTACGGCCCTCGCCCCACGGCGGTGACGGTGCGGCCCGGCGCCACGGTGCGGCGCACCGTCGACCTCGCGGTGAGCCGGCGCTGGTACGACCTGACCGTCACCTCCGACGGCGACCCGGCGTTCCTGCGGCGGTTCGCCGGGCATGTCGAGAACGGGCGGCCGGGTGTGAGCGACCCGGCGATCATCACCGAGTAACCGGCCGCGACGGACGGACCGCTCGGATCAGAGCGGTGTGAGGTGCCCCGGCTGCGGTTGCCGGGGCACCAACGCCGGTTCCTGCGCCGCCGACTCGGGCTTCAGAGCCAGTACGGCCGCCACGGGATGCTCGTCGTCGGCCTCGTGAGCGTGCGCGACGTCCGGGTCGGGCGTGAGCGCGGGCTCGGGCGCGGGTGTGAGCGCGGGCGTCGCCCGGGTGAGCAGCACCACACCCCAGGACGCCAGCCCCGCCCCGGCCAGCGCCAGCAGGATGCCGGTCGCGCCGCCCTGCAGCCGCTCGCCGAGCAGGACGAGCCCGATCAGCGCGGCGGCCAGCGGGTTCGCCAGCGTCACCACCGCGAGCGGGGCGCCCAGGCCACCCCGGTAGGCGGTCTGCGACAGCAGCAGTCCGCTCGCCGCGAGGGCCGCGACCAGCAGCGCCACCCCGGCCACCTGGAGGCTGAGCAGCGGGGCGGAGTGGTCCGTCAGGGCCACCGTCACGGTTTGCGTGAGCGCCGAGGCCACCCCGGAGGCGAAGCCGGCCGCGGCCGCGTGCCGCAGTCCCGGCCGGGCCCCCGGCCGCGACAGCATGCCGATCAGCGCCACCGTCACCGCCGCGACGGCCAGCGCCTCGGACGTGCTCAGCACCTCGTCGGGCGCGTGCCCGGACGCAGTGACGAGGAGCGCGGCCAGGCCGGCGAGCGTCAGCGCCGTACCGCGCCACTCGA contains the following coding sequences:
- a CDS encoding phosphocholine-specific phospholipase C, producing the protein MPEVNRRRFLQLAGGTAAFTALSSSIQRAAALPANHRTGSIEDVEHIVVLMQENRSFDHYFGKLRGVRGFGDPRPVAHDGGKSIWHQSDGSKDILPFHPDADDLGMQFLEGLPHGWTDGQQAYNGGKYDKWIPAKGTTTMAYLTREDIPFHYALADAFTVCDAYHCSFIGSTDPNRYYMWTGYTGNDGTGGGPVLGNDELGYGWTTYPERLEQAGISWKIYQDTGDGLDAAGSWGWIADAYRGNYGDNSLLYFNKYRDAKPGDPWYDKARTGTDAKNGDGYFDRLKADVKAGKLPQISWIAAPEAFSEHSNWPSNYGAWYIAQVLDALTSNPEVWSKTALFITYDENDGFFDHVVPPLPPKDASRGKSTVDVSPDLYPGDSKRPAGPYGLGPRVPMLVVSPWSKGGYVNSETLDHTSILQFMERRFGVKETNISPWRRAICGDLTSAFDFSRKDSRPAVLPETDEYEPQDRERHPDYKPTPPAGPDMPRQECGLRPSRPLKYAPHVDGSVDAAAGKFTLAFASGAKAGAAFHVTSGNRTDGPWTYTTEAGKSIADTWNSAYSDGSYDLTVHGPAGFVRWFKGSNKAAGPEVTARHTGDDVELTFTNKGTATVGLKVANGYGPRPTAVTVRPGATVRRTVDLAVSRRWYDLTVTSDGDPAFLRRFAGHVENGRPGVSDPAIITE